In Kordiimonas sp. SCSIO 12610, the following are encoded in one genomic region:
- a CDS encoding adenylate kinase has translation MILILFGPPGAGKGTQAQRIEKAHGLVQLSTGDMLRAAVAAGTEMGKLAKSKMDAGALVSDDIVIGIINDRIQEDDCKDGFILDGFPRTVAQAEALDAMLSNQSLKLDAVIEMKVDDAALVERIAGRYTCAGCNEGYHDTNLKPEVEGVCDNCGSTEFKRRPDDNAETVGKRLKEYYAQTAPVLPYYADKGVLQSVDGMAAIDEVTSQIANILAV, from the coding sequence GTGATCTTAATACTATTTGGACCTCCGGGCGCGGGTAAAGGAACTCAAGCGCAGCGTATCGAGAAAGCGCATGGTTTGGTTCAACTTTCTACTGGTGATATGCTTCGCGCTGCGGTAGCAGCTGGCACCGAAATGGGTAAACTTGCTAAGTCCAAAATGGACGCAGGGGCGCTCGTATCCGACGATATCGTTATTGGTATTATCAATGACCGTATCCAGGAAGATGATTGTAAGGATGGTTTCATCCTTGATGGTTTCCCACGTACCGTTGCTCAGGCAGAAGCATTGGATGCGATGTTGAGCAATCAGTCGCTGAAGCTTGATGCTGTGATTGAAATGAAAGTGGATGATGCAGCACTGGTAGAGAGAATCGCCGGTCGCTATACATGTGCTGGATGTAATGAAGGATATCACGATACAAACCTTAAGCCTGAGGTTGAAGGGGTTTGTGACAATTGTGGTTCAACAGAATTCAAACGTCGCCCGGATGACAATGCCGAGACGGTTGGGAAACGATTGAAAGAATATTATGCACAAACGGCTCCGGTATTGCCGTATTATGCTGATAAAGGGGTTTTACAGAGTGTTGATGGCATGGCTGCTATTGATGAAGTAACCTCCCAAATCGCCAATATTTTGGCGGTGTAA
- the secY gene encoding preprotein translocase subunit SecY: MASAAEQLAANLNFGAIGKADELKKRIWFALGALIVYRLCSYIPIPGLDPSAVEQMFANLGGGFIDIVNTFSGGALQRTSIIMLGIMPYISASIIMQLLTSMSSTLGQLKKEGEQGRKKINQYTRYGTVLLTLVQGYAIVSGLQGQPGVVVNPGWFFIITAVVTLLGGTMFLVWLGEQITQRGIGNGISLIIFAGIVAELPGTLAQAFNLSRTGSLSVTVLLLILIGAAALIWFIVFFERAQRRVVIQYPKRQQGNRVMQGDKSHLPLKLNVAGVIPPIFASSLLLMPLSVAGFSDAEWITSVTAVLGPGKPIYIALYIALIVFFCFFYTAIQFNPEETADNLKKHGGFVPGIRPGKRTAEYLDYLLTRLTVIGSAYLSVVCVIPELIISQSAVPFYLGGTSLLIVVNVTMDTVQQIHSHLMAQQYESLLKKTRLKGARR; the protein is encoded by the coding sequence ATGGCATCTGCTGCTGAACAATTAGCTGCTAATCTGAATTTTGGTGCAATCGGTAAAGCCGATGAACTGAAGAAACGGATCTGGTTTGCTCTTGGTGCGTTGATTGTATATCGACTATGTTCCTACATACCTATTCCTGGTTTGGACCCATCTGCTGTTGAGCAGATGTTTGCAAACCTTGGTGGTGGGTTTATCGATATCGTCAACACGTTCTCTGGCGGTGCCCTTCAGCGTACTTCAATCATTATGCTAGGTATTATGCCGTATATCTCGGCCTCTATTATCATGCAGCTTCTGACGTCTATGAGTTCGACACTTGGTCAACTCAAAAAAGAAGGCGAGCAGGGGCGTAAAAAAATTAACCAATATACACGGTATGGTACGGTTCTTCTGACATTGGTGCAGGGCTATGCGATTGTATCTGGCCTTCAGGGGCAACCGGGTGTTGTCGTGAACCCAGGCTGGTTCTTCATCATTACCGCAGTTGTTACGCTTCTTGGCGGTACGATGTTCCTTGTTTGGCTTGGTGAACAGATCACACAGCGTGGTATTGGTAACGGAATTTCTCTTATTATTTTCGCAGGTATTGTTGCGGAGCTCCCTGGAACGTTAGCACAGGCTTTCAACTTAAGCCGTACTGGCAGTCTTTCTGTGACTGTTTTGCTATTGATCCTTATTGGTGCAGCTGCGCTTATCTGGTTTATCGTATTTTTCGAGCGCGCCCAGCGCCGGGTGGTCATTCAGTACCCCAAGAGGCAGCAGGGTAACCGCGTAATGCAAGGTGACAAGTCACACTTGCCGCTTAAATTGAACGTTGCTGGTGTTATCCCACCGATCTTCGCGAGTTCGCTATTGTTGATGCCTTTGTCAGTGGCAGGTTTCTCTGACGCAGAGTGGATTACAAGCGTAACTGCAGTGCTTGGGCCAGGTAAGCCGATTTATATCGCGCTCTATATCGCCCTTATCGTATTCTTTTGTTTCTTCTATACAGCTATTCAGTTTAATCCTGAGGAAACTGCGGATAACTTAAAGAAACATGGTGGATTCGTTCCAGGCATTCGCCCAGGTAAACGAACTGCTGAATATCTTGATTATTTGCTTACACGCTTAACAGTGATTGGATCAGCTTATCTTTCTGTTGTGTGTGTGATCCCCGAATTGATTATTTCACAGTCTGCAGTACCGTTCTATCTCGGCGGTACGAGCCTCTTGATTGTGGTGAATGTTACAATGGATACTGTTCAGCAAATCCATAGCCATTTGATGGCTCAGCAGTATGAAAGCCTGTTGAAGAAAACAAGATTAAAAGGGGCCCGCCGGTGA